The sequence ttcttcttcttctacttcttctgCTGATGAAGAAACAGAAGGCAGTTTTTCATGTATGACTTGTATTCATCCTGACTGACACATGAGCAGCCTCGCATGTGTCTCACCATAGAAGAGATCTTTAGCTTGTTCATACGTGTTAGGGAAACCGTCCAGAACAAAACCCTGGTTTCTGCACGGGTTGGACTTCAGCTTGTCCTGCAGGACCTTCAGCTGCTCCTCTGAAACTCCTGAATAGAAGACATTAAGGGAAACTGGAGCAGAATCTGCATTTCAAGGCAACTCCACTTATTGTtggaatcagaaaaaaaaagctattttcttttttttttagactgtcTGAAAAACTGGGTGGGAatctccagtctggttctgaaCGGTTTGAAACCTACTTAAAGAAAGGAAGTTACTCGTTTTCAGTGGTAACTACACATCTACTTAAACAAAGATGACGTGGTTCTCGCCATGTCTCCATGTTGGGCCCctattgttcagcatctacatgctcccactggctcagatcatggaaacaaaccaaatatctgatcataattatgctgaCGACACTCAGCTCTATATGACTGTCTCACCAGGGGACTGTCGGTCCAGATGAAGCTTCGTTTGTGTCTCGGTCAAATCAATATCTGAATGTGTCAGAATTTCCTTCAGCCTAAgtaaagataaatctgaaattttctgtcattttggcTAAATTTCTACATATTAAAGCAGGAACCAAATCAGCCGTTTACCACCTGAAGAACAGATCTAGAATAAGGGAaactgatgactcagcatgaTTTGAAAAGAActttgtcatctttttttcagtagtttttGACTACTCTAATGACTTTTCACAGGTTCACTAAGAAAATCACAGTCACCTGCAActaatccagaatgctgctgctcctgtcCTTAAAAGACCAGAAACATTCTCACATCTCTgcactggttctggttctggtccagaataCAGATCCAATCTGCTCACCCCATATAAGCCACAGACTTCTACGATCATCTGGCAGCAGTTTGCTTTCCACCCAAGAGTTCAAAGCTAAGCAATTTCGGTTTTCTGACActgatatctggaacaaactaccagaaaacctgaatGTGGTCCAAACCTGGAGATGGACTGGAAAACCCTCAAGTTTGATCTAATTGTGAGTCTAAGAATTTGTTTTGACATCACTTTAAATGAGATAGTTTATAAGATGGTGATGTAAGTCCCGTTCATGAATCTACATATAACTTTATCTTTGCTTCTTGTATATAAatcttcttttgtttgaaagtctgtttattttcccttttaaagGTAATCTGCATCCCTGGTAAGTTGGACTCCCACAGTTCCAAACGAAACATGATTTTTAAACGGACATCTTACCGCCCTTtgtgtgtggctgtgtatgCATCGTCCCGTGAGACTCCATGCTTGGTAAGACATTGTTAAACTACCAACACGTCTCGTTTCTTCAGACTTGCAAATCTAGTCCATTAAATGACACCAAACAAAGtcaacagcagaatcagctggTTCAGGGAATCAGTGAAGAGCTGGAAAACTTTTCATGGCTACAACTCGACTGCTCCTCCTACAGACGGGTTtcctcattaataaaacagactttccaacagCAGAAGATTTATTGTTACATCATAGGAAATGATCATCAAACActcatttactgactttttGTGAATGAATATCTGTTGCtgtctaaaatgtttttattcttttccatgGATGGAAAAATTCGACCTGTTGATGAAACACAGCACGAGATGTATCACATGGATGATCATGTTCGGTAGGTCGTCTCTCAGGATGGAATCTGATGGTTATGGTTGACATGAAATCATTACAGATTGGACCATGAACTGGTTCTTCTAGTGAAACAAACCTCCATCGTGGTCCATGCCTTCCTTCAGGATGCTGAGCAGCTCTGAGCTGTTTACCTACTGAGTCTGGATCGGCATCTGGATCGGATTCTTCACAGCCTCTTCCTGAAGGATAAACAtggagatgtgtgtgtggtcagAGAGGACGATCAGCAGCCTCGTATTGTGTGGCGCGGCGGCGGCTCACCAGCTGAGCGACGGTCTCTGAGACGACGTCCTTCAGCGTGAGGTGATGGAGCTTGTAGCGCTCACAGATCTGTTTGGACATGGAGGTCTTCCCCACGGCAGGAGGACCAAGAACACACACACGGAGcggctgcagaggaaacacacgtCATACAGCAGCTCTTAGTGTTTGGTAGCTTCAGTCAGATGTCTGCCGTAGTGCCCACCAGCAATCCTCGGGTCTGCCGGTACTCCTCCACCACCAGCTTCACGTTCTTCACCAGACCGGACTCACACAGCCAGCTGATGGAGAACAGCTGGTTAATGTAAACAGCCTTCATCCGAAGGTCGACCTGCATGGAGTCAACCTCCATCACCTGTCAGGAGGAAACAACACGGTGGACGAAACGTGAGTCCGATCCTCCGCCGCCCACCGTACAACACAGGCCAAACAGCAACACATACGCTCATGTCCCCGGATCAGGAAGGCTTCATCAAACGGCCTCTTCTGGATCTTTCCTGGTCCCAGCTCCGGCAGCAACGGCCTGCAGGAGAAAACAGAAGTCAGGTTCCAGTCCGATGATGACGTCACAGAGATCTTCATCACATCTCACCTTCACCACCTCCTCCATCGTGTTGCTGGAGGAGTCTACAGCCAGCAGGTAGTAGGGTTTGGGTGGATGCTGGATCAGGTTCTGGACCACGCTGGAACACAACGGAACCGTGATGTTCATCAACGTCATCAGGCTGGTTCAGACATGATCACATGATCAGTGTGTGCCTCACCTGGCCAGGTCTCTGATGTGGATCATGGGAATGATATTGTTTCCGTCTCCAAACACAGATATTTCACGTCCGAGCCAGGATTCCTAGAAAACACACCGTCTGCACCAGTCATTTCATTTAACCCTCGTCCCAGTTTAAAGGGTGATTCCCACTGCTTTTCATGGAGACCTCGACCGCAGTAGCCCAGAGTTTAAGTGTTAAGTGTGTTTTTAGAGCAGGACCCAATCTAATGAGGTCTAGgtataaaagaaatacataaaatgagCCTCATTTGTATTTTCACAAGTAGATAAAAGGTTTCAGAAACtgtaatttcattcatttacatgCTGTGTAGAATAATTCAGCCTCGTTCTCCCAGATTAAAACCTGCATTCtttaatgtcagcatttcagcactgagattaaaatatggacttttaatggaagtcagtgggacatttttgtccacTAAGGTCCAAAGAGGGAGTATCTGGTACCACGTAAAAATACTAACAGTTTTACTAATTGTCAGTTTTgttcagattcaaaatgagcccatattttccatcaaatgttaaaatgtctccGTTTCAGCAGCTGATATATTGTTTGTGTTCTactaggaataaaatatggttctgttttaatacatttacaaaCAGCTTCCCAGCTTTTTTGGAATTGGAGTTAAATAACAACGTGATggcggtgtggctcagtgggtggCGTGGGAGGTTCAATCCTCTGCCcgtcatgtcgaggtgtccctgagcaagacaccaaaccccaaattgctcctgatgggtcatggttgagcaccttgcatggcagcttctgccatcagtgtgtgaatgtgtgtgtgaatgggatgtatgatgtaaagcgctttgggtatcattccaggtacagtaaagcgctgtataaatacggaccatttaccatttttatacATCCCAACATGTCGTGGTTGGATTCACATCACTTCCCTGTATCATCCACAGTCAGGAAGTGTTTCCTATTTTCctaaaaaggtaaaaatccAGCAGCTGGTCAGCATTTTCACccttatttctttaaaatgcgTCTCAGGTTTATTATACTGATCCTCAGTATTCTGCAGGTGGTGCTGAAAGGTTGCTGGTTCTAATCCCAGCAGATTCTTTCTGTGTGTTCTCTCCAGGTCTCCAAAAACACCATGTTAGGTCAATAGGTGGTTCTAAACCAACCCAAGGAGAGAGTGAGTGGTTATCTGATGTGTCCAGGTGTGCCTGCcccagctgggataggctccgcCTCTTTCTAAACCTAAACTGGATTAAACAGGTGTAGAAAATAAACTGATTCAGTTCTGCCATAAAAAGGATTTAAAGTCCACTTCAGGAACCGTAAACACCAGaacatcttttttttgtgtctcAGAAGATAAAACCGTTTCAGATTTTCAAATCAGTGTTTATGactaaaagtaaagaaacaacCGAGCGactttcctgtttttaatgttcGACTCATAACCGTGAATTCCTGCTGAGGAACCAACCTGAACCAGGTGAGACTGGTCTTCAGACCTCACCTTGAAGAAGTGGTGGAAGAGCTGCTCTCCTCTCCCGTACTGCAGTCCTGATGCCACCACGTACGTGGAGAACAGCGCTCTGTCCTGAAACATCGACCGCAACACGGTCAGACACCTCGCAGTCAAACGTCTGCTCCATCACATCCAACATCTGGAACATCTGGCACAGGAACGCACCGTTTTCCCCAGTTTGACCACCAACTTCTCCAGATCTATGTGCCGGGTGAAGTTTGGATGAGATCTTCTGCCCCAGAAAATCTCATCAGTGAACTGAAACTTCGGATCATCCTGGTTCAGACGCACACAGACGCACACACTGATCAGTCACTGCAACCAgattacaaacacacaaacaacttttcCTGAAACAGAGTCACTGACGGGATCCAGCGGTTTGCTGCGGGCCCAGGTCATCACCGTGGAGACGAGGATGAAAAGCTTCGGTCCAGAAACATGGCGGATCTGATTGTGGAGAGCTGCAAGTGAAAAGAAGAGGAGTCGTTTCTGAAATCTTCATCACTGTGTTGTTAATGTGGAACAGATGAGTTCCTCTCAGGCTGCAGACATCTCTGCAAACGTTTACTGGAGATTCCCAGAGGTTCTAAAGTAGAACGGGAGGCCGAGCctccagttatcagacccctctctgtggaaccggctcccagtttgGAGCAGGATGGAGGATAGACCTgttttccttagctaggtcATTATGAACagttttatatgaacacagttaaaAACTGGACTCatatgatggatttgttttaactggattttaactggactgaactggaatGTTGAGATAAATTTGTCATGGAttggtgctgtataaataaagttaaactgaactgaaatggaACTGTAACAGGTTTGCCCTTTCAAGACCTCTGAATGGTGGAAGTAAAATCAACCAAATTATGATGATTGCAAGATGAGCCCTTCTTACCTCCGACAGCCCAGGTAGCTTCCTCCAGCTGGTCCGCGTGCTGCGTGACGTCATAGATGATTACGTCACACCTCATCAGCTTGGACAGGAGCTCCTTTCTGTCCAGATTCttccagaaacacaacagaaccTGCTCATGACGTTCAGCTGTTAAAAACACGCCCGTCTAGATCAGTGCACTTACAAGGTACTCCTCGTGCACGCGCGTCTTGTTCTCCCTGGATCCGTCAGAAACGGTTCCGACCACCTGGAAGGCAGCACTGTGTGACCCCCcactctcttcctcctcttcatccggCTCCACATCCTCGGCAGGACCTCCgatcacacactcacacaggaACTGACCGGGAACAAAGCACGCAGCGTGACGTCACAGACGGTCGTCATCCTCTGATCGGAGACGTGCTCGCGCTTCCTTACCTCCGCGATGTTCCTGGACGAGAACGAGTCGATGTGGTTCAGGAAAACTCTTTTAGGAGACGGTGGGAACTTCTGCGCCATTTCACCTGCTCACTTCCGGTTTCTGCGCCGCTGTAGGAGACGCGTTGCCATAGAGACCGTACAACAGAACAGACAGCGCGCGACAGTAGCGTCAGAAACCGTTTTTGTTGTTAATATTGACACATGGgctctaattttttttttaacattttataaaattattgtatatttcttatttatatatatattatatatatatatatatatatttatttatatatatatatatttatatatatatttatttatatatatatataatatatatatttatttatatatatatatatatatttatatatatatatacatatatatatatatatataatacacacGAATATGTACAAAAACGTGTACTTTCtgaattttcagattttttttaggttttgaagaaaatatttatatgtaaaaatgtaaaactatcTCCAGTCATGAAGAGGATCCTTCTGCTCATAGTGAACATCGTTACTCAGCCTTCCTCTGACTGGCGATAAGGACACCGCTGTACTGATGGGttatttaattcaattaaaGCCTCTTGATAGGACATAACATGACGAGTGATTCCAGGTGAAACATGACTGACCTGCAGACTTCTGAAATACCtccaggtcacatgacccccCACCTGATTCAAGTCCCAACAGgttctttatttaattaatataattaatgtTTCATTTCATGAAGCTGgacattcatttaaaacagtagaaaacactcaaaagtgcaaaaatcattaaaattgtTCACATTAAAGAGTCAGTGTTGCAGTACGTTGGTCTCTTCGTTGGAGGTGTGTGTCCTCTTGGTTTTACGTCATGGATGTGTGTCATCAGAACACTCGGGTCCATCTTTACTCTGCCATCACAGCGAAGTTATCGAACTGAGCGAGTTCGAATGCGTGCGTCCCTATCGCGGCCCAGCCGTTCTTCGGACCCGGAACCACGACCGT comes from Melanotaenia boesemani isolate fMelBoe1 chromosome 20, fMelBoe1.pri, whole genome shotgun sequence and encodes:
- the ak7b gene encoding LOW QUALITY PROTEIN: adenylate kinase 7 (The sequence of the model RefSeq protein was modified relative to this genomic sequence to represent the inferred CDS: inserted 1 base in 1 codon; deleted 3 bases in 3 codons; substituted 2 bases at 2 genomic stop codons) gives rise to the protein MAQKFPPSPKRVFLNHIDSFSSRNIAEFLCECVIGGPAEDVEPDEEEEESGGSHSAAFQVVGTVSDGSRENKTRVHEEYLNLDRKELLSKLMRCDVIIYDVTQHADQLEEATWAVGALHNQIRHVSGPKLFILVSTVMTWARSKPLDPDDPKFQFTDEIFWGRRSHPNFTRHIDLEKLVVKLGKTDRALFSTYVVASGLQYGRGEQLFHHFFKESWLGREISVFGDGNNIIPMIHIRDLASVVQNLIQHPPKPYYLLAVDSSSNTMEEVVKLGPGKIQKRPFDEAFLIRDMSVMEVDSMQVDLRMKAVYINQLFSISWLCESGLVKNVKLVVEEYRQTRGLLPLRVCVLGPPAVGKTSMSKQICERYKLHHLTLKDVVSETVAQLEEAVKNPIQMPIQTQXVNSSELLSILKEGMDHDGGLFHXKNQFMLKVLQDKLKSNPCRNQGFVLDGFPNTYEQAKDLFYAEEVEEEEEEEEGDGASLSRGVMPEFVLSLDASDSFLTYRVMELPEWLVQERHYDPERFPRRLATYREATAGDDTVISFFTDVDVKPLLLEISSNEEPGCSLLMQKVFDTLGPPRTYSPSSQKVEEEERRKAEERMRREAQERTEEEQREEEEARSRAARWEEWVSRDLVQTGHLKPARQQEESVQLEDLTMPMRTYLMSXVMPTLTRGLMECYRTQSPADPVDFLAEFLVKNNPCG